In Miscanthus floridulus cultivar M001 chromosome 5, ASM1932011v1, whole genome shotgun sequence, one genomic interval encodes:
- the LOC136449658 gene encoding uncharacterized protein isoform X2 codes for MSPCGLSKAPEVMDSRPQRRRTSMAEEVAVTLRKAWCRLLVSARDPTCVLAMAGPTLGGRSGRPAGATTRQGGHQAILLCLSLLVRVSGDVEPLPPPDLSPCSLEWESKHVISVSTAIQDWLASTKEKGRRKH; via the exons ATGTCTCCCTGTGGCCTGTCGAAGGCGCCAGAGGTGATGGACTCACGCCCACAACGGCGGAGGACGAGCATGGCGGAGGAGGTGGCGGTGACGCTGCGGAAGGCGTGGTGCCGGCTGCTGGTGTCCGCACGTGACCCGACGTGTGTGCTAGCTATGGCCGGGCCAACACTCGGCGGCCGGTCAGGCCGGCCAGCCGGGGCGACCACCAGGCAAGGCGGGCACCAGGCCATCCTCCTTTGCCTCTCCCTCCTTGTCCGTGTTTCTGGAGACGTTGAG CCCCTGCCACCACCGGATCTCTCGCCGTGCAGTTTGGAG TGGGAGTCTAAGCATGTAATTAGCGTCAGCACAGCAATTCAGGATTGGCTAGCCTCAA CAAAGGAAAAGGGCCGAAGAAAGCATTGA
- the LOC136449658 gene encoding uncharacterized protein isoform X1, protein MSPCGLSKAPEVMDSRPQRRRTSMAEEVAVTLRKAWCRLLVSARDPTCVLAMAGPTLGGRSGRPAGATTRQGGHQAILLCLSLLVRVSGDVEPLPPPDLSPCSLEWESKHVISVSTAIQDWLASRLAIELTREGEIQIVLSGIILAFA, encoded by the exons ATGTCTCCCTGTGGCCTGTCGAAGGCGCCAGAGGTGATGGACTCACGCCCACAACGGCGGAGGACGAGCATGGCGGAGGAGGTGGCGGTGACGCTGCGGAAGGCGTGGTGCCGGCTGCTGGTGTCCGCACGTGACCCGACGTGTGTGCTAGCTATGGCCGGGCCAACACTCGGCGGCCGGTCAGGCCGGCCAGCCGGGGCGACCACCAGGCAAGGCGGGCACCAGGCCATCCTCCTTTGCCTCTCCCTCCTTGTCCGTGTTTCTGGAGACGTTGAG CCCCTGCCACCACCGGATCTCTCGCCGTGCAGTTTGGAG TGGGAGTCTAAGCATGTAATTAGCGTCAGCACAGCAATTCAGGATTGGCTAGCCTCAA GATTGGCAATTGAGTTAACGAGGGAAGGTGAAATACAGATTGTGTTAAGTGGTATTATTTTAGCATTTGCCTGA